A region from the Melioribacter roseus P3M-2 genome encodes:
- the carB gene encoding carbamoyl-phosphate synthase (glutamine-hydrolyzing) large subunit — protein MKYKKVLIIGSSALKIGEAGEFDYSGSQAIKALKEEGVYTILINPNIATIQTSDYLADKVYLLPITAQYVERVIAREKPDGIILGFGGQTALNCGLDLHKQGILDKYKVKVLGTQIEAIENTEDRQLFCNKLSEIDVKFPQSKAVSSTEEAIEYAKKIGFPVIIRIAYALGGLGSGICRNKREVEKLASKALSYTSQILVEEYLEGWKEIEYEVVRDRYDNCITVCNMENIDPMGIHTGESIVVAPSQTLTNEEYHRLRGIAIKTIRHLGIVGECNIQFALDPNSHDYRVIEVNARLSRSSALASKATGYPLAFVAAKLALGYGLHELPNSITKVTKAFFEPALDYIVVKVPRWDLKKFRLVKRKLGSSMKSVGEVMAIGRKFEEAIQKAMRMLDIGVEGLTASRTKIEFDNLEEALSNPTEERMFAVVQALKSGYSVDWVHNLTHINKWFLHKIQNIVEIEKKIKSSNSLTKETLLEAKQHGFSDRQIANILDKDAHDIYKLRAKHNIHPFIQHIDTLAAEYPAQTNYLYLTYNCSKHDSTLKLKNSIIILGSGPYRIGSSVEFDWCCVNTSKTLRELGYKSVIINCNPETVSTDYDQSDALFFEELTTETIWEIYDQIKARGVIVSMGGQTPNNLALKLHKIGVRILGTSPESIDNAEDRRKFSALLDKLGIEQPEWSALKTISEALQFANKVGYPVLVRPSYVLSGAAMAIATDDVELTNFLQKAVDVSPEHPVVISKFLVNAKELEFDAVAQNGEIVCSAISEHVENAGVHSGDATLVLPAQRTYLETMRQIKKFSSDIARSLNINGPFNIQFLAKDNKVKVIECNLRASRSFPFVSKTLKKNFIDIAAKVIVGKKVEKSNDFSFNYDYVGVKAPEFSFTRLEGADPTTGVEMASTGEVACLGKDFDEAFLKALTAVGFRFPIKSILVSSGTIESKSELLEPLRQLQKTGVKYYATPGTAKFMHSNGIAVDTVDWPLNGKKSNALDLIKSKSIDLVINIPKNFQEEELTNDYLIRRTAVDYKIPLITNRQLAMRLAEALVNKNPDSLEIKSWDEY, from the coding sequence ATGAAATACAAAAAAGTTTTAATTATAGGAAGTTCAGCGCTTAAGATCGGCGAAGCCGGCGAATTCGATTATTCCGGCTCGCAAGCTATTAAAGCTCTCAAAGAAGAGGGCGTCTATACAATCTTAATTAATCCCAACATCGCCACCATTCAAACTTCGGATTACCTTGCCGACAAAGTTTATTTGCTTCCGATTACGGCTCAATACGTGGAACGCGTAATTGCGCGTGAAAAGCCCGACGGAATTATACTCGGTTTCGGCGGTCAGACAGCATTGAACTGCGGACTCGACCTCCACAAGCAGGGAATTCTCGACAAGTACAAAGTAAAAGTTCTCGGCACTCAGATAGAAGCGATTGAAAATACGGAAGACCGTCAACTCTTCTGCAATAAACTTTCCGAAATCGACGTTAAATTTCCGCAGAGCAAAGCCGTCAGCTCAACCGAAGAAGCGATTGAATACGCCAAGAAGATCGGTTTTCCTGTTATAATTCGAATTGCTTATGCGCTCGGCGGGCTCGGTTCGGGAATTTGTCGCAATAAAAGAGAGGTTGAAAAATTAGCTTCGAAAGCCCTCTCTTATACTTCTCAGATTCTCGTGGAAGAATATCTCGAAGGCTGGAAAGAAATCGAATACGAAGTGGTGCGCGACCGTTACGATAATTGCATTACGGTATGTAATATGGAAAATATCGACCCGATGGGAATCCATACCGGTGAAAGCATTGTGGTCGCTCCCAGCCAAACATTGACGAACGAAGAATATCACCGGTTGAGGGGAATTGCAATCAAGACAATCCGCCATCTCGGCATCGTAGGCGAATGCAACATTCAGTTTGCGCTTGATCCGAATTCGCACGATTACCGCGTCATCGAAGTTAACGCGCGACTGTCGAGAAGTTCGGCGCTTGCGTCGAAAGCCACGGGCTACCCTCTGGCGTTCGTAGCCGCCAAACTGGCGCTCGGATACGGACTCCACGAACTGCCGAATTCAATCACAAAAGTAACAAAAGCGTTTTTCGAACCCGCGCTCGACTACATTGTGGTTAAAGTTCCCCGGTGGGATTTGAAGAAATTCCGATTGGTCAAACGGAAATTGGGTTCGTCGATGAAGTCGGTCGGCGAAGTAATGGCAATCGGCAGGAAATTCGAAGAAGCCATTCAAAAAGCGATGCGAATGCTCGACATCGGCGTCGAAGGTTTGACGGCAAGCAGAACCAAAATCGAATTCGACAACCTGGAGGAAGCTCTCAGCAATCCGACCGAAGAACGAATGTTTGCGGTCGTTCAGGCTCTCAAAAGCGGTTATTCCGTCGACTGGGTGCATAATTTGACCCATATCAATAAATGGTTCCTTCACAAGATTCAGAACATCGTCGAGATCGAAAAGAAAATTAAGAGCTCTAACAGCTTAACTAAAGAAACGCTTTTGGAAGCCAAACAACACGGTTTTTCCGACAGGCAAATTGCGAATATACTCGATAAAGACGCGCACGACATTTATAAACTACGCGCTAAGCACAACATTCATCCTTTTATTCAGCATATCGATACGTTAGCCGCCGAATATCCGGCTCAGACAAATTATCTTTATCTTACGTACAATTGCTCGAAACACGATTCGACTCTCAAGCTTAAGAACAGTATAATCATACTCGGTTCCGGTCCTTACAGAATCGGCAGTTCGGTCGAATTCGACTGGTGCTGCGTTAATACGAGTAAGACATTGAGAGAACTGGGTTATAAATCGGTTATTATAAACTGCAATCCCGAAACCGTAAGCACCGATTACGATCAATCCGACGCTCTCTTTTTCGAAGAACTTACGACTGAGACTATCTGGGAAATTTACGATCAAATCAAAGCGCGCGGAGTAATAGTTTCGATGGGCGGCCAAACGCCGAACAATCTGGCGCTTAAACTTCATAAAATCGGAGTGCGGATTCTCGGCACTTCTCCCGAATCGATCGACAACGCCGAAGACCGCAGAAAATTCTCAGCCCTGCTGGACAAACTCGGAATAGAACAACCCGAATGGAGCGCGCTCAAAACAATTAGCGAAGCTCTTCAATTCGCCAACAAAGTCGGTTACCCGGTGCTGGTTCGCCCTTCATACGTATTGAGCGGAGCCGCAATGGCAATAGCAACAGACGACGTGGAGCTTACAAACTTTTTGCAGAAAGCCGTCGACGTATCGCCCGAACATCCGGTGGTTATTTCGAAATTCCTGGTTAACGCCAAGGAGCTCGAATTCGACGCGGTTGCTCAGAACGGCGAGATTGTCTGCTCGGCAATTTCCGAACACGTTGAGAATGCGGGCGTCCACTCGGGAGACGCCACACTGGTGCTTCCGGCTCAAAGGACGTACCTCGAAACGATGCGGCAAATTAAAAAATTCTCTTCGGATATCGCCCGTTCGCTTAATATCAACGGACCTTTCAATATCCAGTTTCTCGCAAAAGACAATAAAGTAAAAGTAATCGAATGCAATCTGAGAGCTTCGAGATCGTTCCCGTTCGTTTCGAAAACTCTCAAGAAAAATTTTATCGATATCGCCGCGAAAGTTATAGTCGGCAAAAAAGTTGAAAAGTCGAACGATTTTTCGTTCAATTACGATTACGTTGGAGTTAAAGCGCCGGAGTTTTCATTTACGCGTCTCGAAGGCGCCGACCCGACGACGGGAGTGGAAATGGCGTCGACAGGCGAAGTTGCATGCTTGGGCAAAGATTTCGACGAGGCGTTTCTAAAAGCATTGACCGCGGTCGGTTTCCGATTCCCGATTAAATCGATACTGGTTTCTTCGGGTACAATCGAATCGAAATCCGAACTTCTCGAGCCATTGAGACAACTCCAGAAAACAGGAGTAAAATATTACGCCACGCCAGGAACGGCAAAATTCATGCATTCCAACGGCATAGCGGTCGATACGGTCGATTGGCCTTTGAACGGCAAGAAGTCGAACGCTCTCGATTTAATTAAATCCAAATCGATCGACCTGGTTATCAACATTCCGAAAAACTTCCAGGAAGAAGAACTTACAAACGACTACCTGATTCGACGCACAGCCGTCGATTATAAAATTCCTCTTATTACAAACCGCCAACTTGCAATGAGATTGGCCGAAGCGCTTGTAAATAAAAATCCCGACAGTCTCGAAATTAAAAGCTGGGATGAATATTAA
- the carA gene encoding glutamine-hydrolyzing carbamoyl-phosphate synthase small subunit, translated as MKDRKITPKRKAKLVLKNGKVFEGFLFGSRRNAAGEVVFNTGMMGYPETMTDPSYKGQILVFTYPLVGNYGVPQLNDSDDLPLFFESQKIQVEAIVVSEHSEKYSHWNGYQSLDEWLKAYDIPGLYGVDTRGLTKILREQGTLLGKIITDNKPVDYYDPDTDNLISKVTISQKYEYGSGKKRILLVDCGCKKSIITNLLDRDVRVLRVPYDYDISNEDFDGVVLSNGPGNPVVYKKLVETARKLIQKQVPTLGICMGHQILALAAGAKTYKLKYGHRSQNQPVKVVGSNKCYVTSQNHSFAVDTKTLPKGWMPWFENLNDYSNEGMIHEKLPFRSVQFHPEATPGPVDTEFIFDEFLKDV; from the coding sequence ATGAAAGATAGAAAAATTACGCCCAAACGAAAAGCCAAACTTGTACTGAAAAACGGAAAAGTATTCGAAGGATTTCTATTCGGGAGCAGAAGAAATGCAGCGGGCGAAGTTGTGTTTAATACCGGCATGATGGGCTATCCGGAAACGATGACCGACCCTTCTTACAAAGGTCAGATTCTCGTATTTACTTATCCGCTTGTGGGCAATTACGGAGTTCCGCAATTAAACGATTCGGACGACCTGCCTCTCTTTTTCGAATCGCAGAAAATTCAGGTAGAAGCAATTGTGGTTTCGGAACACTCCGAAAAATATTCCCACTGGAACGGCTATCAAAGTCTGGACGAATGGCTCAAGGCATACGATATTCCCGGTCTCTACGGCGTAGATACGCGCGGACTAACAAAAATTCTACGCGAGCAAGGCACGCTTCTCGGCAAAATTATTACGGACAATAAACCCGTCGACTACTACGACCCCGATACGGACAATTTAATTTCAAAAGTAACCATTTCGCAGAAATACGAGTACGGCAGCGGTAAAAAGAGAATTCTCCTTGTCGATTGCGGCTGCAAAAAAAGCATTATCACAAACCTTCTTGACAGGGATGTGCGTGTATTAAGAGTTCCGTACGATTACGATATTTCGAACGAGGATTTCGACGGCGTTGTTTTGTCCAATGGACCGGGCAATCCGGTTGTGTATAAAAAGCTTGTAGAAACCGCTCGCAAATTAATCCAGAAACAGGTGCCCACGCTTGGCATTTGTATGGGTCATCAGATACTGGCTCTGGCGGCCGGAGCCAAAACTTATAAATTGAAATACGGACACCGCAGTCAAAACCAGCCTGTTAAAGTTGTCGGTTCCAACAAATGCTATGTAACTTCGCAAAATCATAGTTTTGCGGTCGACACAAAGACATTGCCCAAAGGCTGGATGCCGTGGTTCGAAAATCTCAACGATTATTCGAACGAAGGAATGATTCACGAAAAACTGCCCTTCAGAAGCGTTCAGTTTCATCCTGAAGCCACGCCCGGTCCGGTCGACACCGAATTCATTTTCGATGAATTTCTAAAAGATGTTTAA
- a CDS encoding septal ring lytic transglycosylase RlpA family protein, producing the protein MLGKINKISIIACLTLIITACSSSVRFTSKTEKSPDDYNSLRVQTGIASFYSDEFHNKITYSGEVYDMNSVSAAHPFFPMGTLVRVTNLANKKSIVLKINDRMPYRPDRIIDLSLGAARELGFVEEGLAEVKVEVLEWGKGKK; encoded by the coding sequence ATGCTTGGAAAAATAAATAAAATATCGATTATCGCATGTTTAACCTTAATTATTACGGCTTGCTCGTCATCGGTGCGATTTACTTCGAAAACCGAAAAATCCCCCGACGACTATAATAGTTTGAGAGTTCAAACCGGAATCGCATCTTTTTACAGCGACGAATTTCACAATAAAATAACATACAGCGGCGAAGTTTACGACATGAATTCGGTTTCCGCGGCGCACCCTTTCTTTCCGATGGGAACCCTTGTGCGCGTAACAAATCTTGCTAACAAAAAGAGCATAGTATTGAAAATAAACGACAGGATGCCGTATCGCCCCGACAGGATAATCGACCTCTCGCTCGGCGCCGCCAGAGAACTCGGCTTTGTGGAAGAAGGACTGGCCGAAGTCAAAGTCGAAGTGCTCGAATGGGGGAAGGGAAAAAAATAA
- the pdo gene encoding protein disulfide oxidoreductase, whose amino-acid sequence MGEGKKIINSETFSVFEHHTRSKQNSIGEKMYIDDQLKEELQKVLSVLTKDVKIVFFTQELECQYCRETKGILTELADINDRLHLEVKNFVNDKADAEKYGVDKIPATVLLDENGKDYGIRYYGIPSGYEFASLLEDIKMLGTGVTGLPQEIEEEVKKIDKPVHMQVFVTPTCPYCPQAVITAHKFAYLNDNIKSDMVEATEFPHLSQKYNVRGVPRTVINESAFLEGAAPEQTVLEKVKEALNTIIV is encoded by the coding sequence ATGGGGGAAGGGAAAAAAATAATCAATTCTGAAACGTTTTCCGTTTTTGAACATCATACCCGTAGCAAGCAAAATTCAATAGGAGAAAAGATGTATATAGACGATCAATTAAAAGAAGAATTGCAGAAAGTTCTTTCGGTCTTGACAAAGGATGTTAAGATTGTGTTTTTTACTCAGGAACTCGAATGCCAATACTGCCGGGAAACAAAAGGAATATTGACCGAATTAGCCGATATAAACGACAGACTTCATCTTGAAGTCAAAAATTTCGTTAACGACAAAGCCGACGCGGAAAAATACGGAGTGGACAAAATTCCGGCTACGGTACTTTTGGACGAAAATGGCAAAGATTACGGTATCCGTTATTACGGAATACCGAGCGGATATGAATTTGCATCTTTGTTAGAAGACATTAAAATGCTTGGCACGGGCGTTACCGGATTGCCTCAGGAAATCGAAGAGGAAGTCAAAAAAATCGACAAACCGGTTCATATGCAGGTATTCGTAACTCCGACTTGCCCGTATTGTCCTCAGGCGGTAATAACTGCTCACAAATTCGCTTATTTGAACGACAATATCAAAAGCGATATGGTGGAAGCAACGGAATTTCCGCATCTGTCGCAAAAATACAATGTTCGCGGAGTGCCGAGAACCGTAATCAACGAAAGCGCTTTCCTGGAAGGAGCCGCTCCGGAACAAACCGTTCTCGAAAAGGTAAAAGAAGCTCTAAATACGATTATTGTTTAA
- a CDS encoding peroxiredoxin family protein codes for MKKKNPGAKETKQGLTKKQRSYIYTGFFVGLILLLFVVNNTGSEPERGPYPPNYVPAAQQNSVMAPDFALPTTDGKTLKLSDLRGKIVILDFWATWCPPCRKGIPDLIDLKNKYGKKGLEIVGISVDTDTKNQVVPFMKEKGINYPVVYGNQSVYMQYGGIRAIPTTFVIDPHGKIVASYEGLVPKLAYENHIKKILGL; via the coding sequence ATGAAAAAGAAGAATCCCGGCGCAAAAGAAACCAAACAGGGATTAACCAAGAAACAAAGAAGTTATATCTATACAGGATTTTTCGTCGGACTTATACTGCTTTTATTCGTAGTCAATAATACCGGCAGCGAACCCGAAAGAGGGCCTTATCCGCCGAATTACGTTCCTGCGGCTCAGCAGAATTCTGTAATGGCTCCCGATTTTGCGTTGCCGACAACCGACGGAAAAACTTTGAAACTTTCCGACTTGCGCGGGAAAATTGTTATTCTTGATTTCTGGGCTACATGGTGCCCGCCGTGCCGAAAAGGAATTCCCGATTTAATCGATCTTAAAAATAAATACGGCAAAAAAGGACTCGAAATTGTGGGTATTTCCGTCGATACAGATACAAAAAATCAGGTTGTTCCATTTATGAAAGAAAAGGGAATCAACTACCCGGTAGTTTACGGTAATCAAAGCGTTTATATGCAGTACGGCGGAATCAGAGCCATTCCGACTACATTCGTAATCGATCCGCACGGCAAAATTGTAGCCAGTTACGAAGGTCTCGTGCCCAAGCTTGCATACGAAAATCACATCAAAAAGATTTTGGGTCTATAG
- the cysK gene encoding cysteine synthase A, giving the protein MKAFNILQTIGNTPHLKLNRLFGDKYEVWVKLERSNPGGSIKDRIALAMIEDAEKKGILKSDSIIVEPTSGNTGIGLAMVAAVKGYRIILVMPESMSIERRKIMAAYGAEFELTPRELGMKGAIEKAKELAASNPNIWIPQQFENQSNVEIHVKTTAQEILNDFPEGFDYLITGVGTGGHITGVSKVLKEKFPNLKVFAVEPENSPVISGGKPGPHPIQGIGAGFIPQIFDTSLIEGAIQVTKEEAFEFARRAAKEEGLFAGISSGASLAAINKKLPDIPEGSRILTFNYDTGERYLSIEDLF; this is encoded by the coding sequence ATGAAAGCTTTCAATATACTCCAGACAATCGGCAACACGCCGCATCTCAAATTAAACCGATTATTCGGCGATAAATACGAAGTGTGGGTAAAACTCGAAAGGTCGAATCCCGGCGGCAGCATTAAAGACAGAATTGCTCTTGCAATGATTGAAGACGCCGAGAAGAAAGGAATCCTTAAATCCGACAGCATAATAGTCGAGCCGACTTCGGGCAACACGGGAATCGGGCTTGCAATGGTTGCGGCGGTAAAAGGCTACAGGATTATACTTGTAATGCCGGAATCGATGTCGATCGAACGCCGCAAAATTATGGCTGCCTACGGCGCGGAATTCGAACTGACCCCGCGCGAACTCGGAATGAAAGGAGCCATCGAAAAAGCAAAAGAACTAGCGGCTTCGAATCCCAATATATGGATACCTCAGCAATTCGAAAATCAATCGAACGTCGAAATTCACGTTAAAACCACCGCGCAGGAAATATTAAACGACTTTCCCGAAGGTTTCGACTATCTGATTACGGGCGTGGGAACCGGCGGACATATTACCGGCGTTTCGAAAGTTCTGAAAGAAAAATTTCCGAATCTGAAAGTATTTGCCGTAGAGCCGGAAAATTCCCCCGTTATTTCCGGAGGTAAACCCGGTCCACATCCGATTCAAGGCATCGGCGCCGGATTTATTCCTCAAATTTTCGACACCTCTTTAATCGAAGGCGCCATTCAGGTGACTAAAGAAGAAGCCTTTGAATTTGCACGCAGAGCGGCTAAAGAGGAGGGGCTTTTTGCAGGTATTTCCTCAGGCGCCTCGCTTGCGGCAATCAACAAAAAGCTGCCTGATATTCCCGAAGGTTCAAGAATCCTTACTTTCAATTACGACACGGGCGAACGGTATCTTTCGATTGAAGACCTGTTTTAA
- the epsC gene encoding serine O-acetyltransferase EpsC, which yields MESWERTNFTDFAKNILTRRQTHACTSSLKNESIAFLEGIIDFLFPHFSSKIYYTEEDILSKLQLIKRDFIQLIKLLNGMAPVNAAEKSAEFIKKLPAINEMLWEDAEFIYKGDPAAESIDEVILAYPGFRAIVIYRLAHAIYELKIPIIPRILTEHAHQVTGIDIHPGAQIGCPFFIDHGTGIVIGETTVIGKNVKLYQGVTLGALSVDKNLAQQKRHPTIEDDVVIYSQAVILGGNTVIGRNSVIGGNSWIIKSIPPNSVVYNKSEVRIRSSRPFEETLDFVI from the coding sequence ATGGAATCCTGGGAAAGGACTAATTTTACAGATTTTGCAAAAAATATTTTAACGAGACGGCAAACGCACGCGTGCACGTCGTCCCTCAAAAACGAGTCGATAGCTTTTCTGGAAGGTATAATCGATTTTCTCTTTCCTCATTTTTCTTCCAAAATTTATTATACGGAAGAAGACATTCTTTCAAAGCTCCAATTGATCAAGAGAGATTTTATACAACTGATTAAATTGCTGAACGGAATGGCTCCTGTAAACGCCGCTGAGAAAAGCGCGGAATTTATAAAGAAGCTGCCGGCAATAAACGAGATGCTGTGGGAAGACGCCGAATTTATTTACAAAGGCGACCCGGCGGCAGAAAGTATCGACGAAGTAATTCTCGCATATCCGGGCTTTCGCGCAATTGTAATTTATCGTCTCGCGCACGCAATATATGAATTGAAAATTCCGATTATTCCACGCATTCTTACCGAACACGCTCATCAGGTGACCGGAATCGACATTCATCCCGGAGCTCAAATCGGATGTCCGTTTTTTATCGATCACGGCACGGGAATAGTCATAGGCGAAACTACAGTTATAGGAAAAAACGTGAAACTCTATCAAGGCGTAACTTTAGGCGCCCTTAGCGTCGACAAAAATCTCGCCCAGCAAAAACGCCATCCCACAATCGAAGACGACGTGGTAATCTATTCCCAGGCGGTCATATTAGGCGGCAACACAGTAATCGGAAGAAATTCCGTTATCGGGGGAAACTCTTGGATAATCAAAAGCATTCCTCCAAATTCTGTGGTTTATAACAAAAGCGAAGTACGCATCAGGTCTTCCAGACCATTCGAAGAAACACTCGATTTTGTAATCTAA
- a CDS encoding cold-shock protein, which translates to MAERENGTVKWFNATKGYGFIERSQGGDVFVHFSSIQVDGYKTLEKGQQVEFTVGDGPKGPQAQDVKVVK; encoded by the coding sequence ATGGCAGAACGTGAAAACGGAACCGTTAAATGGTTTAATGCCACAAAAGGTTACGGTTTTATTGAGCGATCGCAAGGAGGAGATGTATTCGTTCACTTCTCTTCGATTCAGGTTGACGGATACAAAACTCTCGAAAAAGGTCAACAGGTTGAATTTACCGTCGGAGACGGACCGAAAGGACCTCAGGCTCAAGACGTAAAAGTTGTCAAATAA
- a CDS encoding TM2 domain-containing protein, translating into MANVYELMPEIMGEEQIFVASIIKNFDDQKAQQFANVYRTRRRDPQTILLLTLVGFLGIAGIQRFITDRMGLGILYLLTGGICMIGTIIDLINYKKIAFEYNQKQAMEIAAMIRAV; encoded by the coding sequence ATGGCTAACGTATACGAACTGATGCCCGAAATTATGGGCGAAGAGCAGATTTTTGTGGCTAGTATAATCAAAAATTTCGACGACCAAAAAGCGCAGCAATTTGCAAATGTTTACAGAACCCGCCGGCGCGATCCTCAAACAATACTCCTCCTTACGCTTGTAGGTTTCCTCGGAATTGCAGGTATTCAGCGTTTTATTACCGACAGGATGGGACTCGGAATTCTCTATTTACTGACAGGCGGTATTTGTATGATCGGAACGATTATCGATCTTATCAATTATAAGAAGATTGCTTTCGAATACAATCAAAAGCAGGCAATGGAAATTGCCGCTATGATTCGCGCCGTTTGA
- a CDS encoding DUF2752 domain-containing protein, protein MIRLIFILKNIEWEAVFWLIGLIYLASIDPYAPQHYTLCPFKNIGIDSCPGCGLGRSIGLLYHFDFVHSFEAHFLGAVALILIAARIIGLIHKTINNFKKSELIWLTYTN, encoded by the coding sequence TTGATTAGATTAATCTTCATATTGAAAAATATTGAGTGGGAAGCCGTTTTCTGGCTAATCGGACTAATTTACCTAGCATCGATCGATCCGTATGCTCCGCAGCATTATACACTCTGTCCTTTTAAGAATATAGGTATTGACAGCTGTCCGGGCTGCGGATTGGGACGCTCGATAGGGCTGCTATACCATTTTGATTTCGTACATTCTTTCGAGGCTCACTTTCTGGGCGCAGTTGCATTAATATTAATTGCAGCCCGCATAATCGGACTAATTCATAAAACAATAAACAATTTCAAAAAATCGGAGTTGATATGGCTAACGTATACGAACTGA
- a CDS encoding DinB family protein, translating into MKPSPKDYHPYYKMYIDLIDSEDIVSVLENQIDEFNDFAAGLTAYDFNRRYSEGKWSVKEIIVHLIDTERIFVYRMLSAARNDGSDLKSFDQEFYVSNSDCREISHRLLIEDFINQRKSTISFLRTLTDEMWHRKGDIGGYPFNVSAGAYIIAGHFIHHINFIKENYF; encoded by the coding sequence ATCTGATTGATTCGGAAGATATTGTTTCCGTTCTCGAAAATCAAATCGACGAGTTCAATGATTTTGCGGCAGGCTTGACTGCCTATGATTTCAACCGCAGATACAGCGAAGGTAAATGGAGCGTTAAAGAGATAATCGTTCATTTGATCGACACCGAGCGGATATTTGTCTACAGAATGCTTTCGGCTGCCAGGAACGACGGTTCCGATTTAAAAAGCTTCGACCAGGAATTTTATGTCAGCAATTCGGACTGCCGCGAAATAAGTCATCGATTGTTAATCGAAGATTTTATAAATCAGCGCAAATCCACGATTTCTTTTTTAAGAACTTTGACCGATGAAATGTGGCATAGGAAAGGAGATATCGGAGGATATCCTTTTAATGTATCCGCAGGCGCATACATTATTGCGGGTCATTTTATCCATCACATTAATTTCATAAAGGAAAATTATTTTTAA